The bacterium DNA window CTTTGCAGAACGTTTCGCAGTTTCAGCATCCAAGCCCGCGCGAAGGTTCGCGCGTTCCTGCATCTCCAAGTGAAACTGAAGCTCTTCTTCCAGCTCCTGTTCCCGCTCTTTCCGCGAAAACAGATCCTTCCAGAATTCAATCAGCCGGCGCATATCACATCGTCCTCATGATGTTTGAAGGATGCGCGCGACCGCATCTGCAAGCCTTTCCCACTCGCGCGTTTCTGCTCCCAGTTGCTTGCGGCCCGCTCTGGTCAATCTGTAGTAACGCGCCCGACGGTTATTCTCCGAGTCGCGCCACTCAGCCTCAATCCAGCCCTTGCGCTCCAGTCGCCGCAACGCCGGGTACAGCGAGCCCTGATTCACCCGCAAAACATCCTTCGATATCTGCTGAATTCGTTGCGCAACCCCATAACCGTGAATCGGCTCCAGAGCCAGCGTTTTGAGAATCAGCATGTCTAAAGTTCCTTGCAAAAGGTCCGCTTTCTTTTTTTCCACAACACTCTCCTAGACATTCTACATAAGAATAACGCGCGCTCCTGTAGATTGTCAAGGGGAACAGGAGATTTACAAAGTAGCGCGGACGTCCCGTCTGTGCAGTTTCGCAGGCGAGACGCCCGCGCTACTCTGTTGAAGATCGAAATATTTTTAGGAGCAATAACACAAGCGCCAGCGTCAGCAGCCACCAGCCAAGACTGATCAGATGAAGATTTTCCAACCATTGAGAGCTCGGCGCGGGATGGCTCAAGGAAAGTTTAAGAGCAAGCCGCGCCCAGCTGAGCAAGCCGGTGCAAACAAACGCAACGATCATCGAAGAACCGATCGTAAACAGTCCAATGAGAATCCATTGCGATTTTCGACTTCTATTGAATAGAAA harbors:
- a CDS encoding PadR family transcriptional regulator; amino-acid sequence: MEKKKADLLQGTLDMLILKTLALEPIHGYGVAQRIQQISKDVLRVNQGSLYPALRRLERKGWIEAEWRDSENNRRARYYRLTRAGRKQLGAETREWERLADAVARILQTS